Part of the Gemmatimonadota bacterium genome, CGCGCAGTTCCGCGAAGGTCTCCACGATCCGGGCGGCATAGTTCATGTTCGCGGCCGTGCCCATCATCGCGACGGCTTCCGGTTCCAGTCCAAGCTCTTCACAAACGTGGTGATGGTATCCCGTCTCGCCGATTTCCATCATCCATTCGAAACGCTCCAGGTGGCCCTGGCCCTCGACGCTCTGGTGGTTTACGAGGAAACGGACTCCGTCGGCCATTCCGCCGCTGCGGGCGGAGGTGCTCAGCACCTGGTGGGGCGTCTGAAGATCCACAACGAGGAATCGCCCATCCCTTCTGAGTACGTAGTGCTCGTGTTGGTCGAGCGTTTCTTCCACATTCACCTCCGAATGCGATTCAACCCTACAGCCTGCTGTCCCAAAGCGGTTCCTCGACGCCCCGTTCCTTGTTTTCATACCGCGACATGACGAAGAGCAGGTCGGAAAGCCGGTTCAGGTAGGCCAGTACGTACTCCCCGATCGCCTCGTCACGGGACAGGGCGGCCACGTCCCGTTCCGCACGCCGGCAGACGGTTCGTGCCAGATGCAGGTACGCGGCGCCCGGGCACCCACCGGGAAGGATGAAGTTCTCGAGCCGTCCGACGATGGGATTCAGTTCGTCGATGATCGCCTCGAGTTTCTCGACGTGCCGCGCTTCGATCAGCGGGATCTGGTACTTCACCTTGTCCTCTTCGGTGAAGCACAGGTCCGATCCCAGGTGAAACAGCTCGTTCTGGATGACCGGAAGCGTGCTGGCCAGCCGGGGCGTCAGTCCGTGCGCCAGTGCGATACCGATGACGGAGTTGAGCTCGTCCACGGTGCCGTAGCTCGACACCCTGGGTGATTCCTTGGGTACGCGCTGCCGGCTTCCAAGGGCGGTGGTCCCGTCGTCGCCTTTGCGGGTATAGATCTTTGTAAGCCTGGGCATGCGATCTCCTTGGTTCAGGTGCGGCGTAGTCGCTAAAGAAGGCGTTGCCGGTTCAATCCGGCGCAGCCGATTCAGACCCGGCGCAGCCGATTCAGACCCGGCGTTGCCGGTGCAGCAGGTACAGGAAGAACGGGGCCCCGAGCAACGTGGTCAGGATGCCAATGGGCATTTCGGCCGGAGCCATGGCTGTCCGGGCGACCAGGTCGGCCAGCACCAGCAGCAGAGCGCCAGCCAGCGCGGCCATGGGCGTCAGGAT contains:
- a CDS encoding cob(I)yrinic acid a,c-diamide adenosyltransferase, whose product is MPRLTKIYTRKGDDGTTALGSRQRVPKESPRVSSYGTVDELNSVIGIALAHGLTPRLASTLPVIQNELFHLGSDLCFTEEDKVKYQIPLIEARHVEKLEAIIDELNPIVGRLENFILPGGCPGAAYLHLARTVCRRAERDVAALSRDEAIGEYVLAYLNRLSDLLFVMSRYENKERGVEEPLWDSRL